Below is a genomic region from Nitrospira lenta.
GCATTCGACCGCCACGGTCGGCATGCCGAAGGTTGAATCCGGTAAAAAGACGTTGACGGCCATCAACCCTGAGATTACGGTCAACGCCTATCACCAGTTGGTCGATGCCGATAATATTCTTCCGCTCATCTCGCAATACGATATCGTGCTGGATGGCTCGGACAACTTCTCGACCCGCTTCCTGGTGAACGATGCCTGCTTCTTTGCCAAGAAGACGCTCATCTCAGCCAGCATGTTTCGGTTTGAAGGCCAGCTCACGACCATTAAGCCGCACGCAGGCTACCCCTGCTATCGCTGCCTCTATCCGGAGCCGCCTCCGGCTGGACTCGTCCCGAACTGCCAGGAAGCCGGGGTGCTCGGCGTGCTCGCAGGCACGATGGGAATCTTGCAGGCCTCTGAAGCCATCAAGGAAGTACTGGGCATCGGCGAAACCATCGCCGACAAGCTCGTGATCTACGACGCGCTCGACATGAAGTTCAGGAAGGTCAGCCGCCCGAAAGATCCAGCCTGCCCGCTCTGCGGACCGAATCCGAAAATTACAGATCTCAATCTGGACTACGCAGTCAGCTGCACCATTTAATATCGTGGCCGACCTGATTATTCCCCAGTCCATTCTCGACGACATGGTGGCCCATGCGAAGGAGCTCGCACCCTATGAGTGCTGCGGGCTCCTCGCTGGAACTGGTCAAACGGTCACCAAGATATATCGCATCAAGAATGTCGTCGCGCTGGAAGGAGCCCAACAGCTGGCCTCATTCGATCCGGCCAAAATCGCACATCTGGAACGACTCAGCCCAGCTGAACGGGCCGAGATCGCGTTTGTCATGGATGCTCAGGATCTGGCTCTCGCGCAAAAAGACATGCGGCGCAACAGCCACACCCTCCAAGTCGTCTACCATTCGCATCCGCACGATCCGGCGCGCCCTTCTGTCACAGACATCAAGATTGCCACCGACTACGAAGATTATTGGGGCAAGATCAACCTCCCCGTCCCCGCCTATCTCCTCGTGTCCTTAATGCACCAGACACCGGACATCCGCGCCTACTGGATCAAGGGCGGCGTGGTGTCTCCGGCTCAGATCGCCACGCAGTAGTTCATACTCCGCCCATGTCCGCTCGGAATTTCGTATTTCCCTTCTTCCATTTTCAATGCGATAATGTGCCACCATCGACCTCATTAGAAGGAGCAATCGTCATGGCATTCATCCGTACGATACTTCTCGCTGCCGCCCTTATCGTCATCATGACCGGTCAGAGCCTGGCCGAAGACAAGAGCTACTACAGCCCCGTCATTCAGATTGATACCGAAAATCACCGTATCCTGATTTCAAAGCTCGGCGGAGTCTTCTTCATCGATGTCCCGGAGGTCGCGAGGCCCCATATGGAGAAACTGCCGGTTTCCGGCCTCGTCGATTTCGTCGTGGAAGTGCGCGGCGACACAGACATGCCCATGATCAAAACCTGGAAGGTGAAATCAGGCGAGTCCACCTGCATGTTCTTCAATGGGAAAGAGTGTAAGTAACGAGGACTCGCTGTATCGATCAGCCTACTCCGAACTGCCCAGCATGTCGTCGATCAACGGACGATTGATGTCGGTGCAACCCAGGCAAATGGTATCGAACAGGGAGTCGTGATCCGCGACAAAGTTTCTCGCGTCCGGCAGCTTCTCGGCATACACCTGATCGTAACAGGTCTCGCAGAGCATCATAAGCCCTCGCGAGACGGAGACGGTTTTCCGGCCTGCGCTTCCCGCCATAGCTACACCGATCCCTTCTGTCGTGCGATCCAAAAGTCTTCCGGCTCCAGGTCGATACCGCACGTCCCGCACTCATACACCGACTGCCCTTCCGGCAGTTGGATTTCCGTGCGAATAATGCGGCCTCGGCACACATGATAAAAGCGCCCCCTGGCATCCTCATCGTCCAATGGATCGCTCTCGTATATCAGCACCATAGTGGTATGACGTCCTTGTAATTCGTGAGGGGAAGTATACTGACCCGCGATCGGTGGCCGCAACCGTCCGGGCGATGAAATAAACTATGGAACAACGTATTTCCTTTGACCACTCTTGTGCGCATGAACATTGAAGGGAAGAGCTCTTTCGCAGGATGCTCAAAATGGTCGTTCAGCAAGGCCGCAGTGAGTGAAGGGCCGAGGCGTACCCTCTGGGTACGTCGAGGGTCTGACCGATGCGAGAACGCCGCTGACGGACATTTTCAGCATCCTGCTACACCTGAAACTGCGCCTCGTACAGGCGTGCGTAGACGCCTCCGCGCGTGATTAAAACCTCATGCATGCCTTCTTCGACAACCCGCCCGTGCTCAACCACGATGATACGATCGACCTCATTGATGGTCGAGAGCCGGTGTGCAATGATGAGTGTAGTCCGGCCTTTGGTGAGTTCATTCA
It encodes:
- the moeB gene encoding molybdopterin-synthase adenylyltransferase MoeB, producing the protein MELTESQIQRYSRHIILNEVGGKGQKKLSQAKILLIGAGGLGSPAGLYLAAAGIGTIGLVDGDVVDLSNLQRQIMHSTATVGMPKVESGKKTLTAINPEITVNAYHQLVDADNILPLISQYDIVLDGSDNFSTRFLVNDACFFAKKTLISASMFRFEGQLTTIKPHAGYPCYRCLYPEPPPAGLVPNCQEAGVLGVLAGTMGILQASEAIKEVLGIGETIADKLVIYDALDMKFRKVSRPKDPACPLCGPNPKITDLNLDYAVSCTI
- a CDS encoding Mov34/MPN/PAD-1 family protein, which codes for MADLIIPQSILDDMVAHAKELAPYECCGLLAGTGQTVTKIYRIKNVVALEGAQQLASFDPAKIAHLERLSPAERAEIAFVMDAQDLALAQKDMRRNSHTLQVVYHSHPHDPARPSVTDIKIATDYEDYWGKINLPVPAYLLVSLMHQTPDIRAYWIKGGVVSPAQIATQ